The Bombyx mori chromosome 4, ASM3026992v2 region GGTCCCTTGCTGATCTCGATATAATTTGTAAAgtatacagtaaaaaaaactaaataatatttaactatCAACCATTTATCAAGTGATGattacaacaaataaataaaaaaacaaaagtgaatatttatatatttgattttttatataaatagtctTGTAgttttaatctaatatttattcaaatattattataaatttatctaACAGAAATAAAACtagaatatgtaaataataaatgtgtaGCCCCTATGAGTCCTAATTTTGATTATGGTTACTTATTTTTCATTAGGTTTTGACTTTTGTGTCAAACTTATATCATCCTGCTATTGACGCAAGCACTGGCCTTTTAAGTCTGAGAGAAGTGTTTCCAATGTGGGACAAAAAGCGTGACCATGTCTGGCAAATActcaaatatttacatataatatttgatAATTTAAGCATCAAGGTACCTGCCAATACTGAAGCAGCATGTATGtgagtaaatatttgtttatgcaATTCATGTCAATTATGTTAAACTAAACTACATGTCTTAAACTTAAATTATGGGATTACAGGTACAAAACAAATCGAAAATTCTTTATGCAAAAAGTTAGAGAATGCGTTGTTACTAGCATAGATCACATATATGATGATCCACCTACAGAAGACAAACATTatataacttttaaaccttatgATCCTGATATACATGAAAAAGCAAAGGACATAATGCTTACAGCTTTTAAACCAACTGAAGGAGCCACTCAAGGGATGTCATGGGTTCAACAAGGATGCTACCAACCATTTTCAAAAGAAGAAACAATGTCATAGCCTTTACTGTTTTATCTAGTACTATTAAAAATAGCCATTACCCCTGTGATATTGACAAACaagaaaaattgaataaagAAGTGAATAAGAACTATCTAAGTAGTTCGAAGATATGGGACAAATGTGTATAAGAAATGAGATTTCAAAAAGACTGTGTGTAAATATATCGCCTTGTGGTAAGTCTATGCCATCTATAAGCCCCCATCATTACTAAACTCCCAAGTGGGTTTTTGGCTTAACAACCTCTAAAAACCCtttaaacattgtaataaatatattatggtaacaattatttacaataaGTGAGTAAGTGATACACTTGATACTTTATTTAAGATTGTTATCTAGAATGTTTAGTTTAACAAACAATACATaaatcaaaaacaaataaaaacttagtTTCCAacactgtttatttttaaattaaatcttttaaCATTTTCATCAAACCAATTCAAAtctaattcatattttttattgtgccACGTCAGATGAGTGGGTGGTCTCGTGTCTCCATTGTGAAATTCAAAATACTTACTTAATTCTATAGCTAGCTTAGATTTAATCAATCCCACACCTCCAAATTTTTCTTCAGCTACATGGTACACTCTGCCAGTTAATGGCAGCATATAAACTTTATCAGGGATAAACACTGTTCGTAATAGGTCACCGGCATATCCATAACTAAGAAAATCTACATTGTCTTCATGAAATATATGTGTAAACACTATTGGTAAATCATCACATCTGATATAATTACGCTCTCTTCCACAATGAGACACAAAAGGAAATTCTGCTTCATATTTGCCAGTTTTATTTAGTCTGATCCGTTTAAAAAAGAATTCTAGGAATTTCTTTTCTTTGAAACATGAAGTAAAATTTTTTATCCTAGCGTCATCTAAAAATAgctgaaaagaaaaagaactgcaataacacttttattttcaatttaatacacATAAAATTAAACTCCACACCTACCATGCCTTGATGATCAATATAATAAAAGTATTCTCTGATTTTCGGTTCAGGTTCCTGACCCTGAACATAGTGAAGGCTTTTCTTTTGCGAACAAATCTGTGGTATTATGTCTGTGATTTTAGCAATCTTTATCATATTACGTTGCATCATTGTTGAACTTAAACGACccctaaataaaattgtttttaaatatttttacaaacaatAACTTTGACTTACTTTACTAACTACTTAAACTTTAAACCACGATAATAAGCACATAATTAAGTGATATTAAGATAGGCACTTTCTTGAACAGTATAAAATTACGACGCAAATATGGTTGGTAGGTTGGTACAAAGTACAAATTCTATAGTGTTTAAACTATGGATGCATGTACAATATCATATTACTATAGGTctatgttatataatatataaacttatgattaattgttaaaaaaatcgtGCATCATTTGCTAAAGATGTTGCAATGactatatttgaaaaaaaaaaccatgggtGGGTAGGTAATAACCTAAACGTTTCACAAAGTATGACAATCAGAAATCGATTCATCATAGAATCGATTTTTGACCAAGAAGTTTAGCAGTCAAAAGGCTAAACAAAACTTTAAAATCAGCTGTTGGTCGCGGCTACGTCCCGCCCATTTGGTCAATGTGGTTTCCTGTAAAAATGAAATGGTTTTTTAACAGTTAGGTAGCGCCAGTCTCCTAGCTTATAACTATTACTTTAATCATCTCAATCCATTCCTCGTTGCGACGTAAACGATTTACAAAGAATTAAAACCCTTTCACGATTAGAATATTATAAGTAAGGAATGTAAGGATAGAATTAGAatacacatatttttaaaataattattttttattaattcgtcCTGGTAACAGTGGCATGTCAAGAAGGCAAATGGCATACTGAAAACAGAAGAACGAATGAACCGATCTAACTAGGCCACTGAGATTCTATTCTTTACTTTTCAATAAAACAGCAACATTAGATGTATTGTGTGAGTAATTTGTGTGAAAACCCTTTCACTTAATACGTCACAAACTCAATAAAGGCAAAGCTTTCTATTcctttcttcttttcttttcaaatattaagtgtgcTATGTCTTATCGTTTACCTGTGAACGAAAATGTTCTGAAATTGCTATTGGGTTGGTTGTTAATCCATGATTTGCGTTTTGGTTGATATACTCTTCTTTTTTACTACCTCAAAAAGCAGTCCAGCATGCAGTACACCTGATGGAAAGAGGTTGGCCATCTGCGGACAATGGCAAAGCAAGGGGCACCGCAAGACAAGAAGAAAGTACACtaaagagaaaatataaaaaaatataattgagtaTAAATACAATACTGGTACCTAGCCGTTTTAATGAATCGATTTAAATTTGACGTTTTTTGCT contains the following coding sequences:
- the LOC101740615 gene encoding protein crossbronx homolog isoform X1, giving the protein MTEESASNKETRELYSMLHQEYTIMTEYRMLQTENLRGIYVIPSYESSFLWYGVIFVRSGLYEGGVFRFTITLPEKFPDDETPVLTFVSNLYHPAIDASTGLLSLREVFPMWDKKRDHVWQILKYLHIIFDNLSIKVPANTEAACMYKTNRKFFMQKVRECVVTSIDHIYDDPPTEDKHYITFKPYDPDIHEKAKDIMLTAFKPTEGATQGMSWVQQGCYQPFSKEETMS
- the LOC101740986 gene encoding UPF0598 protein CG30010, with product MMQRNMIKIAKITDIIPQICSQKKSLHYVQGQEPEPKIREYFYYIDHQGMLFLDDARIKNFTSCFKEKKFLEFFFKRIRLNKTGKYEAEFPFVSHCGRERNYIRCDDLPIVFTHIFHEDNVDFLSYGYAGDLLRTVFIPDKVYMLPLTGRVYHVAEEKFGGVGLIKSKLAIELSKYFEFHNGDTRPPTHLTWHNKKYELDLNWFDENVKRFNLKINSVGN